The Chryseobacterium aureum genome contains a region encoding:
- a CDS encoding Tn3 family transposase, producing the protein MKAEILSKSQQKEFDRPPKFSLVERRMVFEIPDSLRGSLRKLESPTSIVGFTLQYGYFKTSGKFFYVDTFNSEDIEVICKWNKFNINDINWSSYRSVTFYHHQKAILKYFGILPFGKKEKQQLFSEATRLLKKQKRPDILFWILAEYLRSHKIEVPTYYALSSLIQQSVKQLNRHYSETIRDLITKPVKDLLDGLLEKEEESFIYTLTKLKNANETARLRDIRENMKAYLYFKSLFFQIQNLALQLDLSMETIEYHAQFVIKARIFQISRRENKYLMLLCFIMYQYYFLGDLLMETLISTSKAVENSARNVAQTILSENQSTIEQDLEHILTSSEDMAIHITELLKVREDDTMKISEKIRYYEQFVFSRQVSDFVEIIEPIGRIRKKEIKKEPIFYKALEEHSHKLQKRVSQLIRNLDFEISIPILQEADREFKKEAGNISDAFSSKFLTKDEKKNVKNAKSLPALYKILFTRHLVKGIKSGEVSLVHSFQHRPFEHYLIRENWEQNRYDILKDVGLSEKVSWKQVESELLFSLQESFYKTYDSINNPENHYVKAGRKGNRPRFETPSASKAEKQIKEQAKSTFPPENSIPLLEVLNTVNQRVGFTKSFIHWSNRSIPKKPSDMELFAVVMAYGCNIGLDNMAKNTTNINANALDTIANWYCSLENIRKANDRVVEYTEKLKLVELLKKEQQKVHTSSDGQKFYIKTDSIHANYSFKYFGKDKGIVMYSFIDNLHRQFYATAFSAGERESTYVIDGLLHNEIIETEIHSTDTHGYTELVFAITYFLGIDFAPRIAKFEDHQLFSMEGIIVPDLEQYDFNVKEINPQNIEQQWDKILHIVATLKLRHTPASILFKRLSSYSRQNPVYLALRDFGRLVRTNFLLDYMYDHNLRKMVLQQLNKGESANKLAKRIFYGNNGEIKYVSKQEHLQATTCKTLIHNLIVCWNYMYLSKKLVQTTPENRKEFFEHIKNTSPVRWEHFNFYGIFDFSPEALKDALEFSTEDLFDFEME; encoded by the coding sequence ATGAAAGCAGAAATTTTATCTAAAAGCCAACAAAAGGAATTTGATCGTCCTCCAAAGTTCAGTTTGGTAGAAAGAAGAATGGTTTTTGAAATTCCAGATTCTTTACGAGGTTCCCTCCGAAAATTAGAATCTCCAACCAGCATTGTGGGATTTACTCTCCAATACGGCTATTTTAAAACTTCGGGGAAATTCTTTTATGTCGACACTTTTAATTCTGAAGATATTGAGGTTATTTGTAAGTGGAATAAATTCAATATAAACGATATAAACTGGTCAAGTTATCGCTCCGTTACTTTTTACCATCATCAAAAAGCGATTTTAAAATATTTTGGAATTCTTCCCTTTGGTAAAAAGGAAAAGCAGCAACTTTTTTCAGAAGCTACCCGATTATTGAAAAAGCAGAAAAGACCAGATATTTTATTTTGGATTTTAGCAGAATATCTTCGGAGTCACAAAATAGAAGTTCCTACCTATTACGCTTTGTCTTCTCTTATTCAGCAGTCCGTGAAACAATTGAACCGTCATTATTCCGAGACGATTAGAGACTTGATTACGAAACCTGTAAAAGATCTGCTGGACGGACTATTGGAAAAAGAAGAAGAATCGTTCATTTACACCCTTACTAAACTTAAAAATGCGAATGAAACTGCAAGACTTCGAGATATCCGAGAGAACATGAAAGCCTATCTTTATTTTAAAAGTTTATTCTTCCAGATTCAAAACCTTGCCCTACAGTTGGATTTGAGTATGGAAACGATAGAGTACCACGCTCAGTTCGTGATAAAAGCAAGGATTTTTCAAATATCGAGAAGGGAGAATAAATACCTGATGCTGCTTTGTTTTATCATGTACCAGTACTATTTTCTGGGAGACCTTTTAATGGAAACGCTTATCAGTACCTCCAAGGCAGTCGAAAACTCAGCCCGTAACGTAGCCCAAACGATTCTTTCGGAAAATCAAAGTACTATTGAGCAAGATTTGGAACACATCCTTACCTCGAGCGAAGATATGGCTATTCATATAACGGAACTCCTCAAAGTAAGAGAAGATGATACGATGAAAATTTCTGAGAAAATTCGATATTATGAACAGTTCGTATTCAGTCGTCAGGTATCTGATTTTGTAGAAATTATTGAACCTATCGGGAGAATCCGAAAGAAGGAAATCAAGAAAGAGCCTATTTTTTATAAAGCCTTGGAGGAGCATTCTCATAAATTGCAAAAGAGAGTATCCCAGTTGATACGTAATCTCGATTTTGAAATTTCCATTCCAATTCTCCAGGAGGCAGACCGGGAATTTAAAAAGGAAGCAGGAAATATATCAGATGCTTTCAGTTCTAAATTTTTAACAAAAGATGAAAAAAAGAATGTGAAAAATGCAAAATCCTTACCTGCATTGTACAAAATACTTTTTACCAGACACTTGGTAAAGGGTATTAAGTCGGGAGAGGTCAGCCTTGTTCATTCTTTCCAGCATCGACCTTTTGAACACTATCTGATTCGTGAAAATTGGGAACAGAATAGGTATGATATCTTGAAAGATGTAGGATTATCGGAAAAAGTGTCATGGAAACAAGTGGAATCTGAATTGCTTTTTTCCTTGCAAGAATCTTTCTACAAAACCTATGACAGCATCAATAATCCCGAAAATCATTATGTAAAGGCAGGGAGAAAAGGTAACCGCCCTCGTTTCGAAACCCCTTCAGCGAGTAAAGCAGAAAAACAGATTAAGGAACAGGCAAAATCAACATTTCCTCCCGAAAATAGTATCCCTTTATTGGAGGTTTTGAATACCGTGAATCAACGGGTAGGCTTTACCAAATCCTTCATACACTGGTCAAATCGGTCTATTCCGAAAAAACCTTCTGATATGGAGCTATTTGCCGTGGTAATGGCTTACGGTTGTAATATCGGACTGGATAATATGGCTAAAAATACCACCAATATCAACGCTAATGCTTTGGATACTATTGCCAATTGGTATTGCTCTCTGGAAAACATCCGAAAGGCAAATGATAGGGTGGTAGAATATACCGAAAAACTAAAATTGGTAGAGCTCCTCAAAAAAGAACAGCAGAAGGTACATACCTCCAGCGATGGACAAAAATTTTATATAAAAACGGATTCTATCCATGCCAATTACTCATTTAAATATTTTGGCAAAGACAAGGGCATTGTGATGTACAGTTTTATTGATAATTTGCATAGACAGTTCTACGCTACAGCATTCAGTGCCGGGGAAAGAGAATCCACTTATGTGATAGACGGGCTTTTACACAATGAAATCATTGAGACCGAAATACACTCTACAGATACTCACGGATATACAGAATTGGTATTCGCTATTACTTACTTTCTTGGGATTGATTTTGCTCCCAGAATTGCTAAGTTTGAAGACCATCAGCTGTTTTCTATGGAAGGAATTATTGTTCCTGATTTAGAGCAATATGATTTTAACGTAAAAGAAATAAACCCCCAAAATATAGAACAGCAATGGGATAAAATTCTTCATATTGTAGCAACTCTAAAACTAAGACATACTCCTGCATCCATTCTATTCAAAAGGCTCAGTTCCTATTCACGACAGAATCCTGTATACCTTGCCCTTCGGGATTTTGGGAGGCTGGTGAGGACAAATTTTTTGCTGGACTACATGTACGATCATAACCTGAGAAAAATGGTTTTGCAACAATTAAATAAAGGAGAAAGTGCCAATAAGCTGGCAAAACGTATATTTTATGGAAACAATGGGGAAATAAAATATGTATCCAAACAGGAACATCTACAGGCAACTACCTGCAAAACACTCATTCACAATCTGATTGTCTGTTGGAATTACATGTATCTGAGTAAAAAATTAGTACAAACCACCCCGGAGAACAGAAAAGAATTCTTTGAACACATCAAAAACACTTCTCCTGTAAGATGGGAGCACTTTAATTTTTATGGAATCTTTGACTTTTCGCCAGAAGCTCTTAAAGATGCCCTAGAATTTAGTACAGAAGATTTATTCGATTTTGAAATGGAATAG
- a CDS encoding DMT family transporter: MKKSYLLLHLAVILAGFTGVFGKLITLNEGLLVWYRLLFSSIILFFIVKLLKIPTDIAVKEKIKISKTGLLLTLHWLLFYASIKYANISIGVVCYCLTSFFTAVFKPVIDKEKFKLSELLLSMLTILGISLIFHFDTSYQLGIILGVFSSAFGALYTIYNKRLVDHFDTKVINYYQMIAGTVCWGAFLPVYLLCFPSDSIVPDLKNTAYLGVLSLFCTVGFNCTKVQISYQKTINLFIAKVLLSIFQISLFHFKIE; the protein is encoded by the coding sequence ATGAAAAAATCATATTTATTATTGCATCTGGCCGTAATTTTGGCCGGATTTACCGGGGTATTCGGAAAACTCATCACGCTTAATGAAGGTTTATTAGTCTGGTACAGGCTCCTCTTCTCCTCCATTATTTTATTCTTTATTGTAAAGCTCTTAAAAATTCCGACGGATATTGCAGTAAAGGAAAAAATTAAAATTTCAAAAACCGGATTGCTGCTTACATTACACTGGCTTCTTTTTTATGCAAGTATAAAATATGCCAACATTTCCATTGGTGTCGTATGCTATTGCCTGACTAGCTTTTTCACGGCGGTATTTAAGCCTGTAATTGATAAGGAAAAATTCAAGCTTTCAGAATTATTGCTCAGTATGCTTACCATTTTGGGAATCAGCTTAATATTTCATTTTGATACCTCTTATCAGCTGGGAATTATTCTGGGCGTTTTTTCATCAGCATTCGGTGCTCTTTATACCATATACAATAAACGGTTGGTAGACCATTTTGATACGAAGGTTATCAACTATTATCAGATGATAGCCGGCACTGTATGCTGGGGAGCATTTTTGCCCGTATATCTCCTCTGTTTTCCGTCAGATAGCATAGTCCCTGACTTGAAAAACACGGCTTATTTGGGTGTTTTATCACTTTTTTGTACAGTGGGGTTCAACTGTACAAAAGTGCAAATTTCTTATCAAAAAACGATTAACTTGTTTATTGCCAAAGTTTTACTTTCTATTTTTCAAATTTCGCTATTCCATTTCAAAATCGAATAA
- a CDS encoding O-methyltransferase, protein MSTVLKTFVAYLKRPALYPELGRKIIKNTVSRRSPFKGKAKTNSWAASVAVSQKEAVSRLFSMDSDHFKNIYADILEKAHAKEKECPITMGGAGALELIYYACEFTKAQNVLETGVAYGWSSLAILLSLQKRNGTLYSSDMPYLAQDGDQYVGYIVPENLKKYWKLFRFADRESLPKIFKKVSAFDVFHYDSDKSYHGRMWAYHQIYKRLKPGSVFISDDIGDNSAYQDFCIKKNITTSVVEYNGKYIGIFIKQ, encoded by the coding sequence ATGTCAACAGTTCTTAAAACATTTGTAGCTTATCTCAAAAGACCTGCCCTTTATCCTGAACTGGGCAGAAAAATCATTAAAAATACGGTTAGCAGAAGAAGTCCATTCAAAGGAAAAGCAAAAACAAATTCCTGGGCTGCATCTGTAGCAGTTTCTCAAAAAGAGGCGGTCTCAAGGCTTTTCTCTATGGATAGTGATCATTTCAAAAATATATACGCCGATATTCTGGAGAAAGCTCATGCAAAAGAAAAAGAATGCCCTATTACCATGGGCGGCGCCGGTGCCCTGGAGCTTATCTATTACGCATGCGAATTTACCAAGGCACAGAATGTTCTTGAAACAGGAGTAGCTTATGGATGGTCTTCTTTAGCCATATTGCTTTCGCTTCAGAAAAGAAATGGCACGTTGTACAGCTCAGATATGCCTTATCTTGCTCAGGACGGAGATCAGTATGTAGGATACATTGTTCCGGAAAACCTTAAAAAATACTGGAAGCTGTTCCGTTTTGCAGATAGAGAATCTTTACCTAAAATTTTTAAAAAAGTATCCGCTTTTGATGTTTTTCATTATGATTCAGACAAAAGCTATCACGGAAGAATGTGGGCTTATCATCAGATTTACAAAAGATTGAAGCCTGGTTCTGTTTTTATAAGTGATGATATTGGTGACAATTCTGCTTATCAGGATTTTTGTATCAAAAAAAATATTACAACCTCTGTGGTAGAATACAACGGGAAATACATTGGAATTTTTATAAAACAATAA
- a CDS encoding SymE family type I addiction module toxin: MKRKRRMNSSKYNELRNRNLTVSLKSFSRAYGKIVFFPEIRIAGKWVQQCGFQAGDKILVTVCRNQIILEREVDYE; encoded by the coding sequence ATGAAAAGAAAAAGAAGAATGAACAGCAGCAAATATAATGAACTGCGCAATCGTAACCTTACGGTTTCCCTCAAATCATTTTCAAGAGCGTATGGTAAAATAGTATTCTTCCCGGAAATAAGAATTGCAGGGAAGTGGGTACAGCAATGTGGCTTTCAGGCAGGAGATAAAATACTGGTTACCGTATGCAGAAACCAGATTATTCTGGAAAGGGAAGTGGATTATGAGTAG
- a CDS encoding recombinase family protein produces MKIGYARISTKDQNLEFQKEALEKAGCDKIYEDIISGAKHGRPGLDLALEVLRSGDILTVWKLDRLGRSVKQLVDLVGEFEKRGIHLNSITEGIDTSTPSGKFFFHMMASLAEMERSLIIERTRAGLETARRLGKLSGRKPKMNPGKIQAAKKLLESGISPKEVAKTLEISVATLYRWIPASGKIFNS; encoded by the coding sequence ATGAAAATAGGATATGCCAGAATATCGACTAAAGATCAAAATCTAGAGTTCCAAAAAGAGGCTCTGGAAAAGGCGGGTTGCGATAAAATATATGAAGATATTATCTCTGGAGCCAAACACGGACGTCCTGGATTAGATTTAGCTTTAGAAGTCTTGAGATCCGGTGATATTTTAACGGTTTGGAAATTAGATCGTCTCGGAAGAAGTGTAAAACAACTGGTTGATTTGGTAGGAGAGTTTGAAAAAAGAGGCATCCACTTGAACAGTATTACGGAAGGAATTGATACTTCAACTCCTTCAGGGAAGTTTTTCTTTCATATGATGGCAAGTTTAGCCGAAATGGAGAGATCTTTAATTATCGAGAGAACCAGAGCTGGTTTAGAAACTGCCCGAAGATTGGGTAAATTGAGTGGTAGAAAACCTAAAATGAATCCCGGTAAGATACAGGCTGCTAAAAAATTGTTGGAAAGCGGGATTTCTCCCAAAGAAGTAGCAAAAACACTGGAAATATCTGTGGCAACTCTTTACAGATGGATACCTGCGTCCGGGAAAATTTTTAATTCCTAA
- a CDS encoding plasmid pRiA4b ORF-3 family protein produces the protein MDIIQFKITLLETNPPIWRRVLVDKNTSFEKFHHIIQAVMGWENYHLHEFNIGKSKATLGSFITDKNQGFGYVYDFGDYWEHEIQAEKFLTKDPKVIYPICTEGKLNCPPEDCGGIPGFYNMLDILSQKRHPEKKEYQQWLGGKYDPKFFDINKANLNLKSL, from the coding sequence ATGGATATTATTCAATTTAAAATAACCTTGTTAGAGACAAATCCTCCTATTTGGAGAAGAGTACTGGTAGATAAAAATACTTCGTTTGAAAAATTTCATCATATTATCCAGGCGGTGATGGGATGGGAAAACTATCATCTCCACGAATTTAACATCGGTAAATCTAAAGCAACCCTTGGAAGTTTCATTACAGATAAAAATCAGGGATTCGGATATGTTTACGACTTCGGGGATTATTGGGAACATGAAATACAAGCAGAAAAGTTTCTTACCAAAGATCCAAAAGTTATCTATCCCATATGCACTGAAGGAAAACTTAACTGCCCTCCGGAAGATTGTGGCGGAATTCCAGGATTCTACAATATGCTGGATATTCTGAGCCAGAAAAGACATCCGGAGAAAAAGGAATATCAACAATGGCTGGGAGGAAAGTATGACCCTAAATTCTTTGATATAAACAAAGCCAACCTAAATCTAAAGAGTTTATAA